The following proteins come from a genomic window of Misgurnus anguillicaudatus chromosome 10, ASM2758022v2, whole genome shotgun sequence:
- the prr19 gene encoding proline-rich protein 19, translating into MSHQTCMSLPHKHNVLKTSVNQGKGKPKSCPTTATESRCNAVAYSIVRTSSQKLKRFKTRKERNQIRGLERNGSHAGPQHSRQVGSEKSQHHGFYQSHLVVSSKIEKTFAKPFVTQKPSIITQGRLTSIRGLFSHEIRSLDIERLVSDELKNEKQRKHHRKQVTSPLPPLPRDPVPPESDQDCALDEVQDPQQESENNALSYVKTKKSSDKGNAFQTNKEVTVHMESSKKSKKEDTNINSRPDSSNSLNGSQERWSSSANKLPYRLCSTPVKAIKIYSDFPEIDSPISPHENNKGNIEVPPNKSDPSLSELDSGTGTLTGNGSEREQISVSVREAVKKLTTRVCQTLELNVPKRSLLTECREVLLKTLQKTHSFHLQDNLRKLHSLRNGKQTDSFGSGQTHEDCSYAHFSNGVGNEDSEHRRNMEMWKDHFTQREEVKQDLDRDVSMRKRRVQAERILSSPVSIIQPLQSHTEIFDQLRTTRMSQDCFRTQHYPSTPAFRRDQYASPISSVPTWTNHPYEPGLQQLFGDSQRKCESTKNVGFDLISHQWKENTDPLFNSYYKYQNTEQKAQETFLGRSSHWSDQQVQDVRERWAPISFSTSFSSEGFRYKPYFRFPHPSNSQHGSDLLDMNLYNRSNTDSAHYHHWE; encoded by the exons ATGAGCCACCAAACCTGTATGAGCTtaccacataaacacaatgtgCTAAAGACCTCCGTCAATCAAGGGAAAGGAAAACCTAAGTCTTGTCCTACAACCGCTACCGAATCCAGGTGCAATGCAGTGGCTTATAGTATTGTGAGGACATCGTCACAAAAACTGAAGCGTTTCAAAACCAGGAAGGAAAGGAATCAGATTCGAGGTTTGGAGAGAAATGGATCTCATGCAGGCCCTCAACATAGCAGACAGGTTGGCAGTGAGAAATCACAGCATCATGGCTTCTACCAAAGCCATTTAGTGGTTTCTTCTAAAATAGAAAAGACGTTCGCTAAGCCATTTGTTACCCAGAAGCCAAGCATCATAACTCAAGGTCGCCTCACCTCCATCCGAGGGCTTTTCAGCCATGAGATTAGATCTTTAGACATTGAGAGACTTGTAAGTGATGAACTAAAGAATGAGAAGCAGAGAAAACATCACAGAAAACAAGTTACATCTCCGCTGCCTCCTCTTCCGCGCGATCCAGTGCCTCCTGAATCAGACCAAGACTGCGCTCTTGATGAAGTACAGGACCCACAACAGGAATCAGAAAATAATGCATTGtcatatgtaaaaacaaagaaaagttCAGATAAAGGAAATGCTTTTCAGACGAATAAAGAAGTCACAGTACACATGGAATCATCTAAGAAAAGCAAAAAAGAAGATACAAATATCAACTCAAGGCCTGATAGTTCAAATAGCCTTAATGGATCTCAAGAGCGTTGGTCATCATCTGCAAATAAACTTCCATATCGGTTATGTTCTACTCCTGTCAAAGCCATCAAGATTTACTCAGATTTTCCAGAAATAGACTCTCCCATATCACCTCATGAAAATAACAAAGGAAACATCGAAGTTCCACCAAACAAAAGTGATCCTTCTTTATCTGAACTTGACTCTGGGACTGGTACATTGACAGGTAATGGTTCTGAAAGAGAGCAGATATCGGTGTCTGTCAGGGAAGCTGTGAAAAAACTGACAACACGCGTGTGCCAAACACTAGAGCTCAATGTGCCAAAACGCTCCCTGCTGACAGAATGTAGAGAGGTGCTACTGAAGACTCTACAAAAAACACACAGTTTCCATCTACAGGATAACCTGCGCAAGCTACATTCATTAAGAAATGGAAAGCAGACGGACAGTTTTGGTTCAGGACAGACTCATGAAGACTGCTCATATGCACATTTTAGCAATGGAGTGGGAAATGAGGATAGTGAACACCGCAGGAATATGGAGATGTGGAAAG ACCATTTTACTCAACGGGAGGAAGTAAAGCAAGACTTGGACAGAGATGTGTCCATGAGAAAGCGCAGAGTACAAGCCGAAAGGATCTTATCCTCTCCAGTCTCAATAATACAACCATTACAATCACATACAGAAATT tTTGACCAGTTGAGGACAACTAGGATGTCTCAGGATTGCTTCAGAACTCAGCATTATCCCAGCACACCGGCCTTTCGGCGGGACCAGTATGCCTCTCCCATATCCAGCGTCCCCACCTGGACCAATCATCCTTATGAACCCGGTTTACAACAGCTGTTCGGGGATTCACAGAGGAAATGTGAAAGTACCAAAAATGTAGGTTTCGATCTCATCTCTCACCAGTGGAAAGAAAACACAGATCCTTTGTTTAATTCATATTACAAATACCAGAATACAGAACAGAAAGCACAGGAGACATTTTTGGGACGATCCAGCCACTGGTCTGATCAGCAAGTTCAGGATGTAAGAGAACGGTGGGCTCCCATCTCATTCTCAACATCCTTTTCCTCAGAAGGGTTTCGATATAAGCCCTATTTTCGCTTTCCACATCCATCTAACTCTCAACATGGGTCAGATTTGCTTGATATGAATCTTTATAACAGATCCAACACAGATAGTGCACATTATCATCATTGGGAATGA